Proteins co-encoded in one Phycodurus eques isolate BA_2022a chromosome 14, UOR_Pequ_1.1, whole genome shotgun sequence genomic window:
- the neff2 gene encoding neurofilament light polypeptide, which translates to MSSSVFRRRPRDDSRVSSPSRSSPAAPESRGRLPGPSVSPERRDLDSRLREKEQLAVLNDRFAGYIEKVRLLELQNRALLAESEGPRGRRSRPSRLRAVYEGAARTLRAEMETESWEKMQMEAARERLKEVHERASERCKEEVRRREEAREALLQAREEAARAALSYLDARAAVDSLSDEIVFLNKVFAEETAELRAHLEAADVSVGAAAERPPRPGAAARDVRAQYERLAGENARAAEARFRSECAVAEDAASRDRRAALAVREETAEYRRMLRARSADIEALRNVVRALDEELGELEETQAGEVDKYQTRIDQLQRDTDDAKREMALYMREYRDLLNVKLALDIEIAAYRKLLEGEELRLSYPSLAAAR; encoded by the exons ATGAGCTCCTCCGTCTTCCGCCGTCGACCTCGCGACGACTCCAGAGTTTCGTCCCCGTCCCGGTCCTCTCCCGCAGCTCCGGAGTCCCGCGGGAGGCTCCCGGGGCCGTCCGTCTCCCCCGAGAGGAGGGACCTGGACTCGCGGCTGCGGGAGAAGGAGCAGCTGGCGGTCCTCAACGACCGCTTCGCAGGCTACATCGAGAAGGTCCGACTCCTGGAGCTGCAGAACCGGGCGCTGCTGGCCGAGTCGGAAGGGCCGCGGGGGCGAAGGAGCCGCCCGTCCCGCCTGCGGGCGGTTTACGAGGGGGCGGCGCGCACTTTGAGGGCCGAGATGGAGACGGAGAGCTGGGAGAAGATGCAGATGGAGGCGGCGAGGGAGCGCCTGAAGGAGGTTCACGAGAGGGCGAGCGAACGTTGCAAGGAGGAGGTGCGGCGGCGGGAGGAGGCCCGGGAGGCCCTGCTGCAGGCCCGGGAGGAGGCGGCACGGGCGGCGCTCTCCTACCTCGACGCCCGTGCCGCCGTGGACTCCCTTAGCGACGAGATCGTCTTCCTCAACAAG GTCTTCGCCGAGGAGACCGCGGAGCTGCGGGCCCACCTGGAGGCGGCCGACGTCAGCGTCGGGGCGGCGGCGGAGCGGCCCCCCCGACCGGGGGCGGCGGCGCGGGACGTCCGGGCGCAGTACGAGCGGCTGGCCGGCGAGAACGCGCGAGCCGCGGAGGCCCGGTTCAGGAGCGAGTGCGCCGTGGCGGAGGACGCGGCCAGCAGGGACCGTCGGGCCGCGCTCGCCGTCCGGGAGGAGACCGCGGAGTACCGTAGGATGCTCCGGGCCCGATCCGCCGACATCGAGGCTCTCCGGAACGTCGTCCGGGCGCTCGACGAGGAGCTGGGAGAGCTGGAGGAGACGCAGGCCGGAGAGGTGGACAAGTACCAG ACGAGGATCGACCAGCTGCAGCGAGACACCGACGACGCCAAGCGGGAGATGGCGCTCTACATGAGGGAGTACCGAGACCTTCTCAATGTCAAGCTGGCGCTGGACATCGAAATAGCCGCGTACAG GAAACTTCTGGAAGGCGAAGAGCTGCGGCTGTCGTATCCCTCCCTTGCAGCCGCACGCTAA